A DNA window from Jaculus jaculus isolate mJacJac1 chromosome 1, mJacJac1.mat.Y.cur, whole genome shotgun sequence contains the following coding sequences:
- the LOC101610754 gene encoding LOW QUALITY PROTEIN: olfactory receptor 8K5-like (The sequence of the model RefSeq protein was modified relative to this genomic sequence to represent the inferred CDS: deleted 1 base in 1 codon) encodes MDKQNRTVLPEFILLGVTQRPELQLPLFGVFLIIYMVTVVGNLGMIILTKLDSRLFTPMYFFIRHLAFIDLGNSTVICPKMLVNFVVDRNTISFYACATQLAFFLMFIISEFFILSAMAYDRYVAICKPLIYNVLMSQRKCHLLVGIPYLYSTFQALLFTSKIFTLTFCGSKVISHFYCDDVPLLPLLCSNAQEIQLRIILFSALNLISSLLVVLGTYILILLAICQMHSAEGRKKAFSTCASHLTVVVVFYGSLLFMYLQPKSTHSFESDKIASVFYTLVIPMLNPLIYSLRNKEVKNAFFRVFKNLCKFIT; translated from the exons ATGgacaaacagaacagaacagtgCTGCCTGAATTCATTCTGTTGGGAGTCACACAGAGGCCTGAGCTACAGCTCCCACTTTTTGGGGTCTTTCTCATCATCTACATGGTCACTGTAGTGGGCAACCTGGGCATGATCATTTTGACCAAGCTGGACTCCCGTCTATTCAcaccaatgtat ttttttatcagACATCTGGCTTTCATTGATTTGGGCAACTCCACTGTTATTTGTCCCAAGATGCTGGTTAATTTTGTTGTGGATCGAAACACCATTTCATtttatgcatgtgccacacaaCTGGCTTTCTTCCTTATGTTCATCATCAGTGAATTTTTTATCTTGTCAGCCATGGCCTATGATcgctatgtggccatctgcaaGCCTCTCATCTACAACGTGCTCATGTCTCAGAGAAAATGTCACTTGTTAGTGGGCATTCCATACCTCTACAGTACATTCCAGGCTCTGCTGTTCACGAGTAAGATTTTCACCTTGACCTTCTGTGGCTCTAAAGTCATCAGCCATTTCTACTGTGATGATGTCCCTTTGTTACCTTTGCTGTGCTCTAATGCCCAGGAAATACAACTACGGATCATACTATTTTCAGCACTTAATTTGATCTCCTCCCTCCTGGTAGTCCTGGGAACCTACATTCTGATTCTGTTAGCCATATGCCAAATGCACTctgcagaaggaaggaagaaagctttCTCTACGTGTGCTTCCCATTTGACAGTGGTGGTAGTCTTCTATGGTTCCCTCCTTTTCATGTACCTTCAGCCCAAGTCTactcattcatttgagagtgataaaATAGCTTCTGTGTTTTACACTTTAGTGATCCCCATGCTCAACCCCTTGATCTACAGCTTAAGGAACAAAGAGGTAAAAAATGCCTTCTTCAGGGTATTTAAGAATTTATGCAAGTTTATTACTTAG
- the LOC101611046 gene encoding olfactory receptor 8K3-like: protein MEKHNHTLLTEFILMGITDRPELQAPLFGLFLVIYLISLVGNTGMIILTIMDPRLQTPMYFFLRHLAITDLGYSTAVGPKMLVNFVVEKNKISYCLCATQLAFFLVFIICELFILSAMSYDRYVAICNPLLYTIIMSQKVCQILVAIPYIYSIIISLLITLKIFALPFCGYKIISHFCDSLPLISLLCSNTNEIEIIILISAGFNLISSLVILLFSFLFILISIFRMNSAEGRQKALSTCGSHLTVVIVFYGTLIFMYVQPKSSHSFDSDKVASIFYTLVIPMLNPLIYSLRNKDVKHALDRLWKIVISLF, encoded by the coding sequence ATGGAGAAGCACAACCACACACTGCTGACAGAATTCATTCTGATGGGCATCACAGACCGCCCTGAGCTGCAGGCCCCTTTGTTTGGGCTGTTCCTGGTCATCTACCTGATCTCACTGGTGGGCAACACAGGCATGATCATCCTCACTATCATGGACCCCCGGCTGCAAacacccatgtacttcttcctcagaCACCTGGCCATTACAGATCTGGGCTATTCTACAGCTGTGGGACCTAAAATGTTGGTAAATTTTgttgtggaaaaaaataaaatctcctaTTGTCTCTGTGCTACACAGCTAGCATTCTTTCTTGTGTTCATCATTTGTGAGCTGTTTATTTTGTCTGCCATGTCCTATgaccgctatgtggccatctgTAACCCTCTTCTCTATACTATCATTATGTCACAGAAAGTATGTCAAATATTAGTGGCAATTCCCTATATATATAGTATCATAATTTCCCTACTAATTACCCTAAAAATTTTTGCTTTGCCCTTTTGTGGCTACAAGATCATTAGTCATTTCTGTGACAGTCTTCCTTTAATATCTTTGCTCTGCTCAAATACAAATGAAATTGAAATTATAATTTTGATTTCAGCAGGATTTAACTTAATTTCAtctcttgtgatcctcctgttttcTTTCCTATTCATCCTTATATCTATTTTCAGGATGAATTCAGCTGAAGGCAGGCAGAAAGCTTTATCTACCTGTGGGTCTCACCTGACAGTAGTCATTGTCTTCTATGGGACTTTAATATTCATGTATGTGCAGCCTAAGTCCAGTCACTCTTTTGACTCTGATAAGGTGGCTTCTATCTTTTATACCCTTGTTATCCCAATGTTAAATCCATTGATTTATAGCTTGAGGAACAAGGATGTAAAACATGCCCTTGACAGGTTGTGGAAAATAGTGATCAGTCTTTTCTGA